ATTTTTTCAAAAAAAACCTTTGCAAACTGTCCGTTTCCGGTTAAAAACCTGCCGTCTAAGAGCGATGTGCGGGTTCTGAGGTCAAGCCGAGATTGTTCAATACACTCGCTTACGGTTCTAACCGAATGGCTTACGTTTATGTGTTCGTTTATAAGTTTATAGTAGAACTCCTCAACTAGGGTTATTTGGGCCTGGTTTGCCCTGTCCTCGATGAGAAACATTAAATCCACGTCGGAATATGGAGCAAGCTCAGCTCTGCCGTAGCCACCGATAGCAAAGAGCGCTACAGGGTGTTCAAAGACACCGGCGGGAGCCGTCTCTTTAATGAAAGAATCCATCAGGGCACTGTGGTGCTTAACTATTTCAACCCCGCCGTATCCTTCAGACAATAATCTTCTAAGTTCGTTTAAGAAGTCCATTTCAGGTCAAGCTGTATTTTACCACATCAGGGCAAAATGTGTAGTGTTTAATACCAAGTTGCAGTCAAAAGAGTAACGAGGCGGCAAGGAGAAAGCGACACAGACGTACTATGCTCGTACGTCAAGGAGCTCTCGACGATGCCAACAAAGTTAATCGAATGAATGCAACTCGGTATAAGCAAGGGAAAATCCCGTTGGCGGCAGTCCTTTTTTTGTTTTGCGGTATTTAAAAATTCATCAGAATAATTTCATAACAGCACAAACTCTGGTGAGATGGGTCTATGAACAGAATTCAAAAGAACTGGTTTTCTTTTCTTTAGCCTTGTACATGGCCTCATCAGCTTTTTTAATCAACACAGCGGCATCTGAGGCATCAAGCGGGTAAATGCTGATACCGATGCTTGTGCCGACTGAGCACTCGTTCCCTTCAATATTGAAAGGTGCCGTAAGTGATTCTATGATTTTTAAAGCAACTGCTCTGGGGTCACGCTTTCCGCTTATTCGTGAGAGGATTATATTAAATTCATCGCCTCCCATTCGTGCAAGTGTGTCGGACTTTCTTATGCACTCGCTCAGGCGCTCCGATGTTTCCTTCAAAAGCAGGTCTCCTGCATGATGCCCATAGAGGTCATTTACCGCCTTAAACCGGTTAAGATCAAGAAACAGAAGAGCCAGCATGTGGTTATACCGTTTAGCCTGTTCGATAAAGTTATTGAGACGGTCAAAAAAAAGTATCCTGTTAGGCAGTCCAGTAAGCATGTCATGGTGGGCTATGTGGTGGAGACGAGCTTCGGCTTCCTTTCTCTCGGTTATACCAACCGCTGAACCGATAAATCCTATAAACTTATTGTCCAAACAGAAACGGGCGGTGGCGGTTTCAAGTATCCAGCGGTAAACCCCGTCATGCCGCCTTAACCGGTACTCTACCTTATACGGTTCTCTCAACTGCAAATGCTTGTTATAAATCTCTTCAAAGTTCTCTCTATCATCGCTATAAACAGCGTCAATCCACTTATCACCGGATTCCTGCTCAAGTGTCTTGCCGGTGTAGTCAAGCCATACTTTATTGAAATAACTGCGCTTGCCGTCTGCATCAGACATCCAGATAAAGACCGGTGCAGAGTCCGCCATAAGCCTGAACCTGGCCTCTGTCTCTTTAAGGTTAGCCTCACACTCCTTACACTTACGCTCACGTCTCCGGTAGTGAGTTAAATCGTCCTTAAGCTGTTGCAGCTCTTTTAACAATTCTTCTTTTGTTTTCTCTTGCTCTTCCATCACACCTGCCTTATAATATGCTATAATTAGTCAATATGTCCAGTGCAAAGTGAGGAGGACCTTATAATGGCAACAGATGTGGTTATTATATACGGCAAAGCAGGCTGACCCTACACAGAAAGAGCCAGGTCGGCTTATGGAGATAACGCTGCATATTTCGATGTAATTAGTGATAAGGCCAAAATGGAGGAGATGCTTAAGTTTTCTAAAGGACAGAGAAGTGTTCCTGTAATAGTGGAAAGTGGCAGGGTTACAGTCGGCTATGGCGGATCCTGAGGCGTTTAGAAGCTATGCGGGCAGTTTGCCCGCTGCAAAAATTGAGAATTAAGAATAATTTGATATGTTTTTTTGCAGTAAAGTATGCTTACCTGAAGGTTACAGTTTTTACTATATCGTCGTCTGTAAAAAATTCCATGTCGGAGCCTGCCGACCTTATCTCGGCAGTATATGAGTTGATTTTTTTGTATAAATATGGCAGCCCGCAGGAGTCATATAATTCTTTTTTGCCCTGCATATCGATATCACTAAGTCTCTCCGGCATTTTCTGTTCATGTCCATAACTGTAGCTAATCAGGGCGGTTTCTATGTTACCCATCTCTGTCTTTGTAAGGTCGGCAACTTTCCGGCAGACTATCAGATTAAACGATTTCTTTATATCAGGAAGAAAGGAATCAAAAAAATTCAGTTCGGTTTTAATCTCCCCAATTTCCTCTAACCTCTTCTTGTCGTCGGCGGTAACAGATGATATCTTAGGTGTTGATGAAAAATGCTCCAGAACTACCCTTTTACCTCCACTTATATCAACCTCAACTGAGCTGCTATTAACATAAAAACTCACAGTTCCATCCAACACTGCAACCTCTGTAGTAGAGATTATCTCTCTGCTTAAATCAGGGATTTCATTATCATCATTGTATTTCACTAAAAAAGATGTACCCCTCACTCCGGCAACTGCATTTGGTGTTTTTACTGTAAACACTTTTGTCTTTACAGCTTTAGCAGCTGAAAGACTCCTTGTCACTTTTGATAATACCGAACCTTTAGACAATTTTATAACAGGATTACCCTCAGGAGTTACCTCCTCAACCTTAATGGCGGAGTTACCTTTCACCCTGACAGCAGTCCCTTTCTTTAATAATACATCCGCCTTAGAATTATACATACACTTTATAACATCCCCAGGCTCCAATTCATCATGCACAACGGCTCTGCGCTCAGGCTGTCCCTGCTTTCGTACTTTAACGAAACCCTCCATATTGTTTATTATATATTTATTTTTTAAGTTATTGTGCCGGAGGTATGCTGTTACAAGGCCATAGATAACAACAGAAACCACAACTACCAACAAAAGTAATATTATCTTTTTGATGTTCATATACAAATCCTCCTTTACAGTATTTTTATGAAATCACAACTGTAAATTAAAGATTTGTATTACCGCAGGCAATTTTGCTGGAAAAAGGCTGCTCAAATAATTACCTGCCGCTGAACTTATCTCTCTCCACTGCCCTTAGTTTATTATATCACCTATCTTCCAGTTTTGTCTATGTTTAATCTCTCTTATATACTTTTGCAGCAGTAACTTTGTAAAATAATTAATCCATGGAAGTTAAGAGGTTTCAATCCGGTAAGTTTCCATATAGTTATAAGGACAAAATACGGGCGCTTATCGAGCAGGAGCAAGGCGCCACAATAAAAAATCACGGCGGTAAGCATCGTCTGTGTCTGGCCTATCCAAACTCCTACCATGTGGGAATGTCAAACCTGGGCTTCAGAATTATCTATAGCATGATTAATGAAAGAAATGACGCCCTCTGTGAGCGCACGTTTCTGCCCGAACCCGACATATGCGATGAGTTTAAAAGAACCGGTACCGTGCTGTTTTCATATGAATCCCTCACACCTCTTACTGCTTTTGACATTGTAGCCTTATCTGTTTCTTATGAAAATGACTACATTAATGTCCTTAAAATACTTGAGCTTGCAAAAATCCCGCTTTATGCCAAAGACCGTAACGATACCCATCCGCTTGTTATCATGGGTGGCCCCTGTGCTTTTATGAACCCACAACCGCTTGCCCCGTTTTTTGATGTAGTGTTTGCCGGTGAGGGTGAGCCGCTTATTGAAAGTTTTTTTTCTAAACTTGACAAATCAAGCGGCAAAACCGCACTCCTCAATTCTCTTAAAGGGGAACCTGGTTTTTACTTGCCTGCTGATACCCCTGAGAAGGTAAAAAGAGTATTTGCCGGAGATTTAAATAAACTCAGAGTGCCCTCACAACTACTCAGCCAAAACACGGAGTTTTCCAATATGTATCTGATTGAGGCCATGAGGGGCTGCCCGTGGAAATGCCGTTTCTGTGCCATATCATCCATATACGGCCCGCCAAGAAAACGCGACCTTACATCTGTTAAAGAGGAAATTGATAGGGTTAAACCCTCCTGTGGCAGAATGGGACTGATAGGCCCGTCCCTGACTGATTACCCGCACATTGATGAGGTTCTGGGCATAGATGGTGTGGAGTTTTCGATAACATCCCTCAGGGCAAGCCACCGCAGCGGTGAAATCCTGTCTCTTATGAAAGAAAAACAAAGCGTCTCGATAGCTCCGGAGGCAGGCTCCGAGCGCCTCAGGGCTGTTATAAATAAGAAAATTACACATGAGGATATTATCACCACCTGCCGTCTGATTTTTGAAAAAGGAATCAGTATGTTACGCCTTTATTTTATGACAGGACTTCCCACTGAGACACATGACGATATTTTAGAAATTATCCATCTTGCCGGGCAAATCAGAGGACTTTCAAAAAGCGGACAGATTTCCATCACCGTGTCCCCGTTTGTGCCAAAGGCTTTTACACCTTTTCAGTGGCATCCGATGGAAAGTGAACAGATAATAAAGCAACGGTTAAAAACCCTTAAAAACGGGCTTAAAAACTATGGGATAAAACTCTCTTATGATGCAGCCGGAGCTGCATATCTTGAAGGATACTTTGCGCGGGCAGGAAAAGAAGCCGCCAATGTTCTCAACATTATGCTGCAAAAGAAACTTAACTTTAAAGCTGCATCAAAAGAGGCAAACATAGATTATAAAAAAGTTCTCTTTGGTAACCGTAACTTTGAATCATCTCTGCCGTGGGATTTTATTGACTGCGGCACCGATAAACTAAAACTCTGGAATGAGTACATGGAAGCATTAAAAGGACAGGGATTTCGGGTGGATTATTCAAAGTAATTTATAATATTATACTATTGTTTAGTATGAGCACTGCTGTCAAAGCTGCGGTAGTAATTTGAATTTAAAGAAAGAACGTTAAAATGCCGAATATAGGGAGCAAGAGGATGAGTGCAACAGTGTCAGAATTAGAAACAATAACCGTAATGGTGACAGAGTATGTCTTTGATGAGGAGAGCTCTGTGAAATCATCCGCCACTCATATTATCAAAAAACTAAACGATGTTTTGCTTCAGAAAAATCGTGGAATTATGATAAAAGATTACAAAAACCGCACGGTGTATTCCTTTGAGGATAGCGGCAGTGCCCTTGGAACAGCCCACAAAATAACGGAATTAATGGATAAGTATAATAATCTGAAGATGAGCTCAAAATCAGTAACCACAAAAATAGTGATTCACTCAGGTGCTGGTACACTCTATACTGATGTTGAATCATCCGGTCTGTCGGCTGTGGCAATAGTGATGCTATCGTCATTAAAAGCTCAAGGCATATATCTAACCGAGGATACGTACAATGTATTGGATAGCGAAGATAAAGAACTGTGCAAGTTTGAAAGTACCCTTGAGATAAAAGGGTTGGGTGCTATAAAAATATACAAAGTCAGCCATGGAAAACAAGAAATTATGCAGGCGGTACAAGTGGCGGAGGTGATACCGGTGCCTATTGACCAAACTATATATGTGCAACAGGTACCGGTGGTGGGGAGCAGACACAGAAGTGCCGTTGAGACAATACAGGGCAAATTTACATCAAGCGGCGGATTTCCAATTATGAGTAAAACTGTGGATATTTTGATGAAATTACCGGTAAATGTCCTCCAGGACGACACACACATAGCCAATGTTACAAACTCGATATTGACCGATTATGGCCTGACCAGTAAAATCCTTGCCATTGTAAACACATCATACTATACTCAGTATGGTGGTAAGGTTGGTACCATATCAAGGGCGCTGATGCTGCTTGGGTTTATTCAGGTAAGAAATGCCGCCCTCTCTCTGATCCTCTTTGAGGGTATAGTGGATAAAAACCTTGCTAATGAGATTAAGCAGTTGATAGTTGGTTCCCTTATAAAGGCCAACATAGCAAGGTCTCTGGCAGGAAAAATCGTAACCGCCGATCCTGAGGAGGCCTTTATCTGTGCCATGTTACATGATTTGGGAAAAATCATGGTAGCATATTTTCTTCCGGAGGAACACAGGGCGATATCAGAAAAAACTACAAAAGAGCAACTTAATGAAAACACAGCCTCAGCAGCGGTTTTGGGTATATCATACGAGGACCTTAGCGTAAGCATAGCACGGGAATGGTCACTTCCTGAGCATATAATTCACAGCATGAAACTCGTTGACAAGGCAAATCTCTTTAAACCTATAACAAACATAGATAAGAGCCACATGCTGGTTTCCTATTCAACTGATTTAGGCTCTGTAATACTGGACCAGGCCCTTACAAATACTCAGAAGCGAAATTCCATAAGCGATCTAACAAAACAGTACAACATTTGCTTTAACATAACCGAACAGCAAATCAAAGGCCTGTACGACAGCCTTCTTAAGGAGCTCAACGTCTTTCTCAGGGTTTATGAGTCACAGGCTAAAAAAGACCCGATTATAGAAAAAGTAAGCAATTTTTTGAAAAATGCTAGGGCATCTCAATTTGCTGTAAGTGAAAAGAGCCAACAGATAGACTCCATAGAAATTGTGGAGACTGAAATCTTAGGGCTCTCTAAAGCAGCGGCTGAAGTTAACACGGAAGAAGAAAGCCTGATGAAAGGACTATCTGATATAGTTGGAGCACTGACGGGAGAATATACCGTAAATGATGTTTTAAGGATAATCCTTGAGATTATGTATCACACTATGGGGTTCTCCCGTGTGTTTATTTGTATAAGAAACCCTAAGACAAATATGATGGAAGCAAGATTCGGGTTTGGTTCAGATGTTGAGAAAATCATAAGAATTTTTAAGTTCTCAATAACTGTCTCTGAGGACATATTTAACTCGTCACTGATTAATAATACTGACATACTTGTGGCGGATTCAACTCTGAAAGATGCCCGCAGCCGTATTCCCGACTGGTATCTGAACACGATAAATGCCCATTCATTTACAGCTCTGCCTATTGTACTTAATGATAAACCGATAGGAATGATATACGGAGACGTTATCTATGGAGGGAGTTCTTCACTTAAGGCGGAGATGATCTGGAATCTTAAAATAATGAGAAAATTGGCTCTTTTAGCTTTTAAGCAGAAGCTCCAGGGATAAGTGATATGCTGATTTTACGTAAAGTCTGCAAACCCGTCTTTTATACATTTCCATTTAAAAAGCCAATCATTGAATAGTTATAGTTTTTTTAATAAAATTATCAAAGTCAGGGGAAATCTCTGTATAACGGCGGCGGTTTTTTTAAGTTTGTTATTAACTGGAAATGGGGAAAGTTTTTGTTTTGAAGAGGCAGGGCGGAGTTTTGGGATAAATCCCCGTCTTCTTTATTCAATAGCGGAGGTGGAATCGGGGCTAAACCAACAAGCGAGGGGGATTAATATTAATAACACTGAGGATATCGGACTTATGCAGGTGAACTCCTCATGGATAAGTAAGCTTTCATTTGACAGGGAACGGTTGTTTTCCGATTCATGCTATAATGTAAGAGCCGGAGCGAGGATTTTAAGTGGCTGTATTAATACTTATGGTTATAACTGGAAGGCGGTTGGTTGCTACAATGCAGTGTCAACTACTAAAAGGATTGCCTATTCATGGAAAATATTTAATGCGCTAAAGGCTGAGAAAAAACACAAATACTATGCAAGTGTGATGGAGCATGGCATCAGAGTAAAAATCAGGAGCATATATGATGATTAAAATATCAACCGTGGCGGCCTGATGAGTATTTTGACAGAGTTACTTTCAAAACTTAATACTACAGGACTCAGGAAAGAGGTCCATCCATCTCTTGAGAAAATTGTAAGAGCCGGAGTAAAAATAAACAAGAGGGTGCTGGTTTCTGTTTCAATGTTATCAGTTTTCATACTTATCGGAGTAGTGTTATTTTTCTTTGGGGAAGATATAATGGTAGTGTTACAAAAGGATAATGAGGCGGTAAGGCAGCCGCATCAGTCAGCAACAGGGCAGCTTAATGAAAAGCCGCAGAGTGTTGTTACTCAACAGAAACCCGCTGATGAAGTTCACTTACCTCAGGTAACGCCGCAGCCGGTTGTGGTAACACCGCAGGTTCAGAGCGCGGAAGTTAACAAGCAACCGCCTCAACAACCGGTAAAGGAATCACAGGAG
This genomic stretch from Nitrospirae bacterium YQR-1 harbors:
- a CDS encoding lytic transglycosylase domain-containing protein: MLLTGNGESFCFEEAGRSFGINPRLLYSIAEVESGLNQQARGININNTEDIGLMQVNSSWISKLSFDRERLFSDSCYNVRAGARILSGCINTYGYNWKAVGCYNAVSTTKRIAYSWKIFNALKAEKKHKYYASVMEHGIRVKIRSIYDD
- a CDS encoding HDOD domain-containing protein — translated: MSATVSELETITVMVTEYVFDEESSVKSSATHIIKKLNDVLLQKNRGIMIKDYKNRTVYSFEDSGSALGTAHKITELMDKYNNLKMSSKSVTTKIVIHSGAGTLYTDVESSGLSAVAIVMLSSLKAQGIYLTEDTYNVLDSEDKELCKFESTLEIKGLGAIKIYKVSHGKQEIMQAVQVAEVIPVPIDQTIYVQQVPVVGSRHRSAVETIQGKFTSSGGFPIMSKTVDILMKLPVNVLQDDTHIANVTNSILTDYGLTSKILAIVNTSYYTQYGGKVGTISRALMLLGFIQVRNAALSLILFEGIVDKNLANEIKQLIVGSLIKANIARSLAGKIVTADPEEAFICAMLHDLGKIMVAYFLPEEHRAISEKTTKEQLNENTASAAVLGISYEDLSVSIAREWSLPEHIIHSMKLVDKANLFKPITNIDKSHMLVSYSTDLGSVILDQALTNTQKRNSISDLTKQYNICFNITEQQIKGLYDSLLKELNVFLRVYESQAKKDPIIEKVSNFLKNARASQFAVSEKSQQIDSIEIVETEILGLSKAAAEVNTEEESLMKGLSDIVGALTGEYTVNDVLRIILEIMYHTMGFSRVFICIRNPKTNMMEARFGFGSDVEKIIRIFKFSITVSEDIFNSSLINNTDILVADSTLKDARSRIPDWYLNTINAHSFTALPIVLNDKPIGMIYGDVIYGGSSSLKAEMIWNLKIMRKLALLAFKQKLQG
- a CDS encoding sensor domain-containing diguanylate cyclase; this encodes MEEQEKTKEELLKELQQLKDDLTHYRRRERKCKECEANLKETEARFRLMADSAPVFIWMSDADGKRSYFNKVWLDYTGKTLEQESGDKWIDAVYSDDRENFEEIYNKHLQLREPYKVEYRLRRHDGVYRWILETATARFCLDNKFIGFIGSAVGITERKEAEARLHHIAHHDMLTGLPNRILFFDRLNNFIEQAKRYNHMLALLFLDLNRFKAVNDLYGHHAGDLLLKETSERLSECIRKSDTLARMGGDEFNIILSRISGKRDPRAVALKIIESLTAPFNIEGNECSVGTSIGISIYPLDASDAAVLIKKADEAMYKAKEKKTSSFEFCS
- a CDS encoding FecR family protein, which gives rise to MNIKKIILLLLVVVVSVVIYGLVTAYLRHNNLKNKYIINNMEGFVKVRKQGQPERRAVVHDELEPGDVIKCMYNSKADVLLKKGTAVRVKGNSAIKVEEVTPEGNPVIKLSKGSVLSKVTRSLSAAKAVKTKVFTVKTPNAVAGVRGTSFLVKYNDDNEIPDLSREIISTTEVAVLDGTVSFYVNSSSVEVDISGGKRVVLEHFSSTPKISSVTADDKKRLEEIGEIKTELNFFDSFLPDIKKSFNLIVCRKVADLTKTEMGNIETALISYSYGHEQKMPERLSDIDMQGKKELYDSCGLPYLYKKINSYTAEIRSAGSDMEFFTDDDIVKTVTFR
- a CDS encoding radical SAM protein is translated as MEVKRFQSGKFPYSYKDKIRALIEQEQGATIKNHGGKHRLCLAYPNSYHVGMSNLGFRIIYSMINERNDALCERTFLPEPDICDEFKRTGTVLFSYESLTPLTAFDIVALSVSYENDYINVLKILELAKIPLYAKDRNDTHPLVIMGGPCAFMNPQPLAPFFDVVFAGEGEPLIESFFSKLDKSSGKTALLNSLKGEPGFYLPADTPEKVKRVFAGDLNKLRVPSQLLSQNTEFSNMYLIEAMRGCPWKCRFCAISSIYGPPRKRDLTSVKEEIDRVKPSCGRMGLIGPSLTDYPHIDEVLGIDGVEFSITSLRASHRSGEILSLMKEKQSVSIAPEAGSERLRAVINKKITHEDIITTCRLIFEKGISMLRLYFMTGLPTETHDDILEIIHLAGQIRGLSKSGQISITVSPFVPKAFTPFQWHPMESEQIIKQRLKTLKNGLKNYGIKLSYDAAGAAYLEGYFARAGKEAANVLNIMLQKKLNFKAASKEANIDYKKVLFGNRNFESSLPWDFIDCGTDKLKLWNEYMEALKGQGFRVDYSK